Proteins from one Flexibacter flexilis DSM 6793 genomic window:
- a CDS encoding type II toxin-antitoxin system RelE family toxin: MSYNIVAVPTFRKELKKLAKKYLSLKADLAVLFESLAENPTQGTALSKNCYKIRLAVSSKGKGKSGGARIITNIVVADETVYLLSIYDKSEKETLTDKEINELLKDVPE; the protein is encoded by the coding sequence ATGAGCTATAACATTGTCGCCGTTCCCACTTTTAGAAAAGAGTTAAAGAAATTGGCGAAAAAGTATCTTTCTTTGAAAGCCGATTTAGCTGTTTTGTTTGAAAGCTTGGCAGAAAACCCCACGCAAGGAACTGCTCTGAGCAAAAACTGCTATAAAATACGTCTTGCTGTTTCTTCCAAAGGAAAAGGCAAAAGCGGAGGAGCAAGGATTATCACAAACATTGTTGTTGCCGATGAAACAGTTTACTTGCTTTCTATTTATGATAAATCTGAAAAGGAGACCCTGACCGATAAAGAAATAAATGAACTGCTAAAAGATGTACCTGAATAA